Proteins found in one Hippopotamus amphibius kiboko isolate mHipAmp2 chromosome 12, mHipAmp2.hap2, whole genome shotgun sequence genomic segment:
- the FITM2 gene encoding acyl-coenzyme A diphosphatase FITM2: MEHLERFAWILRGTLVRAAVRRYLPWALVASMLAGSLLKELSPLPESYLSNKRNVLNVYFVKVAWAWTFCLLLPFIALTNYHLTGKAGLVLRRLSTLLVGTAVWYVGTAVFANIEHYTGSCYQSAALQGVRKEHQSKQQCHREGGFWHGFDISGHSFLLTFCALMIVEEMAVLHEVKTDRSHWLHAAITTLVVALGFLTFIWVWMFLCTAVYFHNLSQKVFGTLFGLLGWYGTYGCWYLKSFSPGLPPQSASLNLKQDSYKK, translated from the exons ATGGAGCATCTGGAGCGCTTCGCGTGGATCCTCCGGGGGACGCTGGTGCGGGCTGCAGTACGGCGCTAcctgccctgggccctggtgGCCTCTATGCTGGCGGGCTCCCTCCTCAAGGAGCTCTCCCCGCTGCCCGAGAGCTATCTCAGCAACAAGCGCAACGTCCTCAACGT GTATTTTGTCAAAGTGGCCTGGGCCTGGACCTTCTGTCTCCTCCTGCCTTTCATCGCCCTCACCAACTACCACCTGACGGGCAAGGCTGGCCTGGTCCTGCGGCGGCTGAGCACCCTGCTTGTGGGCACGGCCGTCTGGTACGTGGGCACGGCCGTCTTCGCCAACATCGAGCACTACACAGGCAGCTGCTACCAGTCCGCAGCCCTGCAGGGGGTGAGAAAGGAGCACCAGAGTAAGCAGCAGTGCCACAGGGAAGGAGGCTTCTGGCACGGCTTTGACATCTCAGGCCACTCCTTCCTGCTGACTTTCTGCGCCCTCATGATCGTGGAGGAGATGGCCGTGTTGCACGAGGTGAAGACGGACCGCAGCCACTGGCTCCACGCAGCCATCACCACCCTGGTGGTCGCCCTGGGCTTCCTGACCTTCATCTGGGTGTGGATGTTTCTGTGCACGGCCGTTTACTTCCACAACTTGTCCCAGAAAGTGTTTGGCACCCTGTTCGGTCTGCTGGGCTGGTACGGGACGTACGGGTGTTGGTATTTGAAATCCTTCTCTCCGGGACTTCCTCCCCAGAGCGCTAGCCTGAATTTGAAGCAAGAcagttacaaaaaataa